The following coding sequences are from one Dehalococcoidia bacterium window:
- a CDS encoding alpha/beta fold hydrolase, with product MNFPGEQKDAVVRGVRVRYIEAGEGTPLVLVHGLTSSKVAWRENIEALAERHRVYAVDLPGHGDSEKYDLNFDSAFIVGLMREFVLGLGHERVSMAGISLGGGVCLFTALEHPEMVSKLVLCGSGALGRDIAMVIRLASLPLVGEFMLGGPLDNVGAMTRKCFYDKSLVPDEVVDELRRTNGLPGAQEAALSIIRKYISVWGVRSPYVMTARLQELAMPTMLFWGADDEIIPVEHARRAEQLIPGAGLHVFERCGHWPQMEQSEEFNRLMLVFLEG from the coding sequence TTGAACTTTCCAGGTGAACAGAAAGACGCTGTGGTCAGGGGCGTGCGGGTCCGGTATATCGAGGCCGGAGAGGGCACGCCTCTGGTGCTGGTGCACGGGCTGACCTCGTCTAAGGTGGCGTGGCGCGAGAACATCGAGGCGCTTGCGGAGCGCCATCGTGTGTACGCTGTCGATCTGCCGGGACACGGCGACTCTGAGAAGTACGACCTCAACTTCGACTCGGCGTTCATCGTGGGGTTGATGAGGGAGTTCGTACTGGGCCTCGGACACGAGCGGGTGTCGATGGCCGGCATCTCACTCGGTGGGGGCGTCTGTCTGTTCACCGCGCTGGAGCACCCGGAGATGGTGTCGAAGCTTGTGCTGTGCGGCAGCGGCGCGCTGGGGCGCGACATAGCAATGGTCATCCGGCTTGCGTCTCTGCCACTAGTCGGGGAGTTCATGCTTGGTGGGCCGTTGGACAACGTCGGCGCCATGACTCGCAAGTGCTTCTACGATAAGAGCCTGGTGCCCGACGAAGTGGTCGACGAGCTTCGACGCACGAACGGTCTTCCGGGAGCGCAGGAGGCTGCGTTGTCGATCATCCGCAAGTACATCAGCGTGTGGGGAGTTCGGAGTCCTTACGTCATGACGGCGCGGCTGCAGGAGTTGGCCATGCCTACGATGCTGTTCTGGGGTGCGGATGATGAGATCATCCCGGTGGAGCATGCGCGCCGGGCTGAGCAGTTAATCCCGGGGGCGGGACTGCATGTATTCGAGAGGTGCGGTCACTGGCCTCAGATGGAGCAGTCGGAGGAGTTCAACAGGTTGATGTTGGTGTTCTTGGAGGGGTGA